One region of Oxalobacteraceae bacterium OTU3CAMAD1 genomic DNA includes:
- a CDS encoding aldo/keto reductase translates to MNHNRLGKSGLRVPELSFGTATFGGGNDFFKAWGNTDAGGASRLIDVCLEHGVSMFDTADVYSDGLAEEVLGQAIKGKRNRLLISTKVTFPAGDGANDFGSSRQHLIDSVDKCLQRLGVEHIDLLQLHGQDNNTPVEETLSTLDQLVREGKVRYIGGSNFSGWHMMKSLAVSDRYGYPRHVAHQIYYSLLNRDYEWELMPLAEDQGLGAMVWSPLGWGKLTGKIRRGQPARPGTRAHDIAGTGPHFEEERLFRIVDALDVVAEQTGKTVPQVALNWLLGKKTISSVIIGARDEQQLIDNIGATGWRLSAEQNALLEAASEVSPAYPVWHQRGFPMLNERAG, encoded by the coding sequence ATGAATCACAATCGTTTGGGAAAATCAGGTTTGCGCGTGCCGGAGCTCAGTTTTGGCACGGCGACTTTTGGAGGCGGCAACGACTTCTTCAAAGCCTGGGGCAACACCGATGCCGGCGGCGCTTCGCGCCTGATCGATGTATGCCTTGAACACGGCGTGTCGATGTTCGATACCGCCGACGTCTATTCCGACGGCCTGGCGGAGGAAGTGCTCGGGCAAGCCATCAAGGGCAAGCGCAACCGCCTGCTCATCTCCACCAAAGTCACTTTCCCCGCCGGCGATGGCGCCAATGATTTCGGCTCCTCCCGCCAGCATCTGATCGATTCCGTCGACAAGTGCCTGCAACGCCTTGGCGTCGAGCACATCGACCTGCTGCAGCTGCACGGCCAGGACAACAACACCCCGGTCGAAGAGACGCTGTCCACCCTGGACCAACTGGTCCGCGAAGGCAAGGTGCGTTACATCGGCGGCTCCAATTTCTCCGGCTGGCACATGATGAAATCGCTGGCGGTGTCGGACCGCTATGGCTATCCGCGCCACGTCGCGCACCAGATCTACTACTCGCTGCTGAATCGCGACTATGAATGGGAGCTGATGCCACTGGCCGAAGACCAGGGCCTCGGCGCGATGGTCTGGAGCCCGCTGGGCTGGGGCAAGCTGACCGGGAAGATCCGGCGCGGACAGCCGGCAAGGCCGGGCACCCGCGCGCACGACATCGCCGGCACCGGCCCGCATTTCGAGGAAGAGCGCCTGTTCCGCATTGTCGACGCGCTGGACGTGGTGGCCGAACAAACCGGCAAGACGGTGCCGCAGGTGGCGCTGAACTGGCTGTTGGGGAAGAAGACCATCTCCAGCGTCATCATCGGCGCCCGCGACGAGCAGCAATTGATCGATAACATCGGCGCCACCGGCTGGCGTTTGAGCGCGGAGCAGAACGCGTTGCTGGAAGCGGCCAGCGAGGTCTCGCCAGCCTATCCGGTGTGGCACCAGCGCGGATTCCCGATGCTGAACGAACGCGCGGGCTGA